A single window of Pseudarthrobacter defluvii DNA harbors:
- a CDS encoding AfsR/SARP family transcriptional regulator, giving the protein MELDLLRFWQLRRDGEVVHVAVRQQRLITVLAVLGPRLRNYVAGLLWPDCPEPRALESLRVSVHLVTRQMPGVLAKLGPMLALDPAVHVDLHRVRALLQESPAGLGLTSRALLDLRDAELLPGWYEDWVLFEQSRLQQDRLRAITGLSRALLAAGDCEGAAEAAAAALDIEPLYESAVRTLVAAESQMGNVASALRAYENYAAALGRDLGVLPSEALRKLIDAVQGGVHVSRRYSARTPWQAIHPFWVESHCRTAWRTSSGSTVMRLPCCPAPWL; this is encoded by the coding sequence TTGGAATTGGACCTGCTCCGGTTCTGGCAGTTGCGCCGCGACGGGGAAGTTGTCCACGTTGCCGTGCGGCAGCAGCGTTTGATCACCGTGCTTGCCGTTCTCGGGCCGAGGTTGCGGAACTACGTTGCCGGCCTTCTCTGGCCGGACTGCCCTGAGCCGAGGGCCTTGGAGAGCCTCAGGGTCAGTGTTCACCTGGTCACGCGCCAGATGCCCGGGGTGCTGGCAAAGCTTGGTCCGATGCTTGCCTTGGACCCGGCGGTGCATGTGGATCTACACAGGGTCCGGGCCCTCCTCCAGGAAAGTCCCGCAGGGCTCGGACTGACCTCAAGGGCGTTGCTGGACCTGCGTGACGCCGAGCTGCTGCCCGGCTGGTACGAGGACTGGGTGTTGTTCGAACAAAGTCGCTTGCAGCAGGACCGGTTGCGGGCCATAACCGGCTTGTCCCGTGCACTGCTCGCGGCCGGTGACTGTGAGGGCGCTGCGGAAGCGGCCGCCGCCGCGCTGGACATCGAGCCCCTCTATGAGAGCGCGGTACGGACCTTGGTTGCGGCAGAGTCGCAGATGGGGAATGTCGCTTCCGCATTGCGTGCCTATGAAAACTATGCAGCGGCCCTGGGCCGGGACTTGGGTGTCCTGCCTTCCGAAGCCCTCCGGAAACTCATCGACGCCGTCCAAGGGGGCGTGCACGTCTCCCGGCGATATTCGGCCCGCACTCCCTGGCAGGCTATTCACCCGTTCTGGGTAGAGAGCCACTGTCGAACTGCGTGGAGGACTTCCTCCGGGTCCACGGTGATGAGGCTGCCCTGTTGCCCGGCCCCTTGGCTGTAG
- a CDS encoding DUF1036 domain-containing protein produces MGLYFNNGTGDTLFVAYAYHSPGCEGGTDWSKKGWYRITPGGTAKVLSGWAGPGKYFVFAENELRTRAWSGPFFTQLPSRAFDWCWQTGSTDSRTLGLAKFEVGWGILDHTVRLT; encoded by the coding sequence ATGGGCCTCTACTTCAACAACGGCACCGGGGACACGCTCTTCGTGGCCTACGCATACCACTCTCCCGGGTGCGAGGGCGGCACGGACTGGTCAAAGAAGGGCTGGTACCGCATCACGCCCGGTGGAACCGCAAAGGTCCTCAGCGGGTGGGCGGGGCCCGGGAAATACTTCGTCTTCGCCGAGAACGAGCTCCGCACCAGGGCCTGGTCCGGCCCGTTCTTCACACAGTTACCCTCAAGGGCGTTCGACTGGTGCTGGCAAACCGGAAGTACGGACAGCCGCACCCTTGGTCTCGCAAAATTCGAGGTGGGGTGGGGAATCCTGGATCACACCGTGCGCTTGACCTGA
- a CDS encoding M28 family metallopeptidase has translation MNGQVPGSGCRRTPGGRPRPVLLPREEQTRRQGAVTAAATPADDVSADTYREVLEELTAHPTRHSFSQPYRDAASKAGERLAALGYATREEPVSFGGRHTLNVIADKPGSAPGNERQLVYVMAHLDSINEAGGVNAPAPGADDNASGAAGVLEIARVLAATTTKHDLRLVAFGGEEQGLHGSRIHVAGLPEAERTRISMAVNMDMIGRLNTAAPSVLLEGAAVSQHVIDALAQAAHEMTDLEVFTSLQPFASDHVSFIDAGLPAVLTIEGEDQLNTDEHTPRDTPAGLDLSVAVSILRMNALAVATALGHQLDGSGPDGGGQVKRTV, from the coding sequence ATGAATGGACAGGTGCCGGGTTCAGGATGCCGGCGCACACCGGGCGGGCGGCCCCGCCCTGTCCTGCTGCCCCGGGAGGAGCAGACCCGGCGCCAGGGTGCCGTCACGGCCGCAGCCACACCAGCCGACGACGTGTCTGCCGACACCTACCGGGAGGTCCTCGAGGAACTCACCGCGCACCCCACCCGGCATTCGTTCTCGCAGCCCTACCGCGACGCGGCCAGCAAGGCTGGGGAACGGCTCGCGGCCTTGGGGTATGCCACCCGGGAAGAGCCGGTCTCCTTCGGCGGCCGGCACACCCTCAACGTCATCGCCGACAAACCCGGCTCAGCACCCGGGAACGAACGGCAGCTGGTGTACGTCATGGCCCATCTGGACTCCATCAACGAGGCCGGCGGTGTCAACGCACCGGCACCGGGAGCGGATGACAACGCCTCCGGCGCCGCAGGCGTCCTGGAAATCGCCCGGGTGCTGGCGGCCACCACCACAAAGCATGACCTGCGCCTGGTCGCGTTTGGCGGTGAGGAACAGGGCCTGCACGGCAGCCGCATCCACGTGGCCGGGCTCCCAGAGGCCGAGCGCACGAGGATCAGCATGGCCGTGAACATGGACATGATCGGGCGCCTCAACACCGCAGCGCCGTCAGTCCTGCTTGAAGGGGCGGCCGTTTCCCAGCACGTGATTGACGCACTGGCACAGGCCGCCCACGAAATGACCGACCTGGAGGTCTTCACGTCACTGCAGCCGTTCGCCTCGGACCACGTGTCCTTCATCGACGCCGGGCTACCTGCCGTGCTGACCATCGAAGGCGAGGACCAGCTGAACACCGATGAGCATACGCCCAGGGACACCCCCGCGGGGCTGGACCTGTCCGTGGCGGTCAGCATCCTCAGGATGAACGCCCTGGCGGTGGCAACCGCACTCGGACACCAACTGGACGGGTCCGGCCCGGACGGTGGTGGTCAGGTCAAGCGCACGGTGTGA
- a CDS encoding M36 family metallopeptidase, translated as MIPEDYHALYDRGVQAARSAEQPAAEMPTTGREQLSADVPDLIIEEDETTGLPNRVISRRPDGRLSEPGPPDPADAARQFIQDRRAVWNLAEDDASAVQVRSVSRTGLKTAQLYQSVDGVEVFDSDMTVALDDGNQVISLAGQFFPGAGAAARESRESRAAQARTPEDSIARAAFDLTRLVYQAADFGPAETQPDDGPYRLYEFKSGDNDPRPRFERQVRVKDVMFPVGNQQFAAGHYIELWIAGFPAFGYVIDAVETPFVLFRKNLTSESAPFTYRVHNTGDTLFRPHDGPAPGSPHPTGTPDGFQADPVQERLVTLESLPGHDPWLPPGATTTRGNNCVAYADLQGPTGLGAGDVLGKITAPETFDYTYDHGKNASDATNLQNSLVGMFFHVNWLHDRWYEAGFDEGAGNAQTDNFGRGGTGGDPVLAEGNDFSGTDNANMSTPADGASPRMQMYEFLGPQPDKPTRTSNHEALITFHEMGHYITNRLVGNSTGLTNQQGRAMGEGWGDFFAISMTSQPADDFTDGAFPVGGWTDLTPTFNDNYYYSIRRYPYSADTAKNPLTFRHISAGQLLPVGPPISPNAGGPNSAVHNAGEIWCAALWEVFVNLVAKHGHGEAERLVLLDVVGGLKLTPSRPTFLQARDGIISAAAALNPDDLPDIWAGFAKRGMGVGAVAPAQNSTDLTGVTESFDPPES; from the coding sequence ATGATCCCGGAGGACTACCACGCCCTTTACGACCGCGGCGTCCAGGCGGCACGCAGCGCCGAGCAGCCCGCCGCGGAGATGCCCACCACCGGGCGGGAGCAGTTATCTGCCGATGTGCCGGACCTCATTATCGAGGAGGACGAGACCACGGGGCTGCCCAACCGCGTCATCAGCCGGCGGCCCGACGGGAGGTTGTCCGAACCCGGGCCCCCGGACCCGGCCGACGCAGCGCGCCAGTTCATCCAGGACAGACGCGCCGTTTGGAACCTGGCAGAAGACGATGCGTCCGCCGTGCAGGTGCGTTCCGTCAGCCGCACCGGCCTCAAGACGGCGCAGCTTTACCAAAGCGTGGACGGCGTGGAAGTCTTCGATTCGGACATGACAGTGGCGCTCGACGACGGCAATCAGGTTATCTCCCTCGCCGGCCAGTTTTTCCCCGGCGCGGGCGCCGCCGCCCGCGAGTCCCGCGAGTCCCGCGCGGCGCAGGCGCGGACTCCGGAGGATAGTATCGCCAGGGCCGCGTTCGACCTTACCCGGCTGGTGTACCAGGCCGCCGACTTCGGGCCAGCGGAAACACAGCCCGACGACGGACCCTACCGGCTGTACGAATTCAAGTCCGGAGACAACGATCCGCGGCCCAGGTTCGAAAGGCAGGTGCGCGTCAAGGACGTCATGTTTCCGGTGGGCAATCAGCAGTTCGCTGCAGGCCACTACATCGAACTGTGGATCGCCGGATTCCCCGCCTTCGGCTACGTGATCGACGCGGTGGAAACCCCGTTTGTCCTCTTCCGAAAGAACCTCACCAGCGAGAGCGCCCCCTTCACCTACCGGGTGCACAACACCGGAGACACCCTGTTCAGGCCGCATGACGGCCCCGCCCCCGGCTCCCCCCACCCCACAGGGACACCCGACGGCTTCCAGGCGGACCCGGTCCAGGAACGCCTGGTCACGCTGGAGAGCCTGCCGGGCCATGACCCGTGGCTTCCGCCGGGGGCGACCACCACCCGGGGCAACAACTGTGTGGCCTATGCGGACCTGCAGGGACCCACCGGGTTGGGCGCCGGCGACGTGCTGGGAAAGATCACCGCACCCGAAACGTTCGACTACACCTACGACCACGGGAAGAACGCCAGCGACGCCACGAACCTCCAGAACAGCCTGGTAGGCATGTTCTTCCACGTGAACTGGCTCCACGACCGGTGGTATGAGGCCGGATTCGACGAGGGAGCCGGAAACGCGCAGACGGACAACTTCGGCCGCGGCGGCACTGGCGGGGATCCGGTCCTCGCCGAAGGCAATGACTTCAGCGGCACCGACAACGCCAACATGTCCACCCCGGCGGACGGGGCCAGCCCCCGGATGCAGATGTACGAGTTCCTGGGACCGCAGCCGGACAAACCCACCCGCACCAGCAACCACGAAGCCCTTATCACGTTTCACGAGATGGGCCACTACATCACCAACCGGCTGGTGGGAAACTCCACCGGTCTGACCAACCAGCAGGGCCGGGCCATGGGCGAGGGCTGGGGCGACTTCTTTGCCATCAGCATGACGTCGCAGCCGGCGGATGACTTCACCGACGGCGCCTTTCCGGTGGGTGGCTGGACCGACCTCACACCCACGTTCAACGACAATTACTACTACTCGATCCGCCGCTATCCCTACAGCGCGGACACGGCCAAGAACCCGCTGACGTTCCGCCACATAAGTGCCGGGCAGCTGCTTCCCGTGGGACCGCCCATCAGCCCCAACGCCGGCGGGCCCAACAGCGCCGTCCACAACGCCGGGGAAATCTGGTGCGCAGCGCTCTGGGAAGTCTTCGTCAACCTGGTGGCCAAGCACGGCCATGGAGAAGCCGAGCGGCTGGTCCTGCTGGACGTTGTTGGCGGGCTCAAGCTGACGCCGTCGCGGCCCACCTTCCTGCAGGCCCGCGACGGGATCATTTCCGCGGCAGCCGCCCTCAACCCGGACGATCTGCCGGACATCTGGGCGGGCTTCGCCAAGCGCGGCATGGGCGTGGGGGCGGTTGCCCCCGCCCAAAATTCCACCGATCTGACCGGAGTTACGGAAAGCTTCGACCCACCCGAGAGCTAG
- a CDS encoding DUF397 domain-containing protein, whose translation MDDAVRFERSSYCANSCCVEVAVVRRAGLVQVRSSQVPDVQITFSAEEWRAFLAGVKNDEFDV comes from the coding sequence GTGGATGACGCAGTCCGGTTTGAGCGCTCTTCCTATTGCGCCAACAGCTGTTGCGTTGAGGTGGCCGTGGTGCGCCGGGCAGGTTTGGTCCAGGTGCGCAGTTCACAGGTCCCCGATGTGCAGATAACCTTCTCGGCGGAGGAATGGCGGGCCTTTCTCGCCGGGGTCAAGAATGATGAATTCGATGTCTAG
- a CDS encoding NAD(P)/FAD-dependent oxidoreductase, whose product MESQSHFEVAIIGGGPAGMAAAQVLGRQRRRVVLLDGHQGRNAAASSVHMLLGREGMTPEGLVLAARRELAGLHTVSLLLTEATNVLVEDSRVLVSAVAAGTICADFLILATGVVDVLPPIPGVGSAYGTCLFHCPLCHGFEAQDQRLVVLGNSEHAAFMAAYVHDRISRDVELCSNGKPDFCAGTRERLRRGGIRIEDRDVVGIRASAGGLALLMGDSTVRTYNAGFLSTRFRQGSPLPHALGCCLTDDGRVQVDHFQRTSVPRVLAVGDMAKAATAAGNMTFVATAVASGVTAAAYLDEDIFAKTWDTQGS is encoded by the coding sequence ATGGAGTCCCAATCCCACTTCGAAGTGGCTATCATCGGCGGTGGCCCGGCCGGCATGGCCGCCGCACAGGTGCTTGGCAGACAGCGAAGGCGTGTCGTTTTGCTGGATGGCCACCAAGGGCGGAACGCAGCAGCTTCCAGTGTGCACATGCTGCTGGGGCGCGAGGGGATGACGCCGGAAGGGTTGGTCCTCGCGGCCCGCCGGGAGCTTGCGGGACTCCATACCGTTTCATTGTTGCTGACGGAAGCCACGAACGTTCTGGTGGAGGATTCGCGGGTCCTGGTGTCCGCTGTGGCAGCGGGCACCATCTGCGCGGATTTCCTGATCCTGGCCACGGGTGTGGTGGACGTGCTTCCGCCCATCCCGGGAGTCGGCAGCGCGTACGGCACCTGCCTGTTCCATTGTCCCCTGTGCCACGGCTTCGAGGCACAGGATCAGCGTCTGGTTGTGCTTGGCAACAGCGAACACGCAGCCTTCATGGCTGCTTACGTGCATGACCGCATCAGCCGGGACGTAGAGCTTTGCAGCAATGGAAAGCCGGACTTCTGCGCCGGGACGCGGGAGCGACTCCGCAGGGGCGGCATCCGGATAGAGGACCGCGACGTTGTTGGGATCCGGGCCTCAGCAGGGGGTTTGGCGCTGCTGATGGGAGATTCCACTGTGCGGACCTACAACGCAGGCTTCCTCTCAACCCGCTTCCGGCAAGGTTCGCCCCTCCCCCACGCACTTGGATGCTGCCTGACGGACGATGGCCGCGTCCAGGTGGACCACTTTCAGCGCACTTCGGTGCCCCGTGTGCTTGCCGTGGGTGACATGGCCAAGGCGGCCACGGCTGCCGGAAACATGACCTTCGTGGCCACGGCGGTTGCAAGCGGTGTTACGGCTGCCGCCTACCTCGACGAGGATATCTTTGCGAAGACCTGGGACACCCAGGGCAGCTAG
- a CDS encoding AfsR/SARP family transcriptional regulator gives MELAPRAEHLLAFLALRNTLTRTSVSAQLWPDLDEAQARGCLRSTLWRLPRPDGRSLVAAVGDRLYLTPSMRVDVTLLRDRLDHWLPGQAPPVQSGSLSWELLPGWYDDWLVIDRERQHQVRLHALERMSAWYASAERFDDAIEAALQAIAGDPLRESAHRCLIRVHLAEGNVSEARRQVDRYRALLVEAGIPTQLSARMYEVMLTSPNPARVR, from the coding sequence GTGGAACTGGCCCCCCGGGCTGAGCATCTGCTGGCATTTTTGGCGCTGCGCAACACGCTGACGCGGACATCGGTCTCAGCCCAGTTGTGGCCTGACCTTGACGAGGCCCAGGCACGGGGATGCCTCCGCTCGACGCTGTGGAGGCTTCCGCGGCCGGACGGCCGCTCCCTGGTGGCTGCCGTGGGTGACCGGCTCTACCTGACCCCGTCCATGCGGGTGGATGTGACTCTGCTGCGCGACCGGCTGGATCACTGGTTGCCGGGCCAAGCCCCGCCGGTGCAGAGCGGTTCGCTCAGCTGGGAATTATTGCCCGGCTGGTACGACGACTGGCTGGTGATCGACCGCGAGCGCCAGCACCAGGTCCGGCTCCACGCCCTGGAGCGAATGTCCGCCTGGTACGCAAGCGCAGAAAGGTTCGATGACGCGATCGAAGCGGCGCTGCAGGCGATTGCGGGTGATCCGTTGCGGGAGAGCGCGCACCGTTGCCTCATCCGGGTTCACCTTGCTGAAGGTAATGTCAGCGAGGCCCGGCGGCAGGTGGATAGATACAGGGCCCTCCTGGTTGAGGCCGGTATACCCACGCAACTCTCGGCGCGCATGTACGAAGTCATGCTGACAAGCCCAAATCCAGCGCGCGTCCGCTGA
- a CDS encoding FHA domain-containing protein: MDSKVSRLIALGPQGNPATDLELTRGSMTLGRSHTNDLVLSEPTVSRVHASLSVDDSGRAWVQDLGSSAGTTVNGRPASGLVLLHSGDVIAFGGARFRYQGASEREVATAAFPVQQGDRPRPRDEHPRGRYDIESQRAGNISNVAGNQYTAYVSHVRQERESFLQTIAATRTKARWMIWIGLGLTIVGLVVVGVNFVQFTEDLPAYTGEGFPSSFRGYIIGIFIVGGGQLLMIIGLVLHIVATSRRKRVDREFPLPRPAGY; the protein is encoded by the coding sequence GTGGACTCAAAAGTTTCCCGGCTCATCGCCCTCGGGCCGCAGGGCAACCCGGCCACCGACCTGGAGCTGACGCGCGGTTCCATGACTCTGGGCCGCAGCCATACCAACGACCTGGTGCTTTCGGAACCAACCGTGAGCAGGGTGCACGCGTCACTTTCTGTGGACGACAGCGGCCGTGCCTGGGTCCAGGATCTGGGGTCCAGCGCCGGAACAACAGTTAATGGACGGCCTGCCTCCGGACTGGTCCTGCTGCACTCGGGCGACGTCATCGCCTTCGGCGGTGCCCGGTTCCGGTATCAGGGTGCATCCGAAAGGGAGGTGGCCACCGCTGCCTTCCCAGTCCAGCAGGGGGACCGCCCACGGCCACGCGACGAGCACCCCAGGGGCCGGTACGACATAGAGAGCCAGCGCGCGGGAAACATCAGCAATGTGGCGGGTAACCAGTACACCGCCTACGTCAGCCATGTTCGGCAAGAACGTGAAAGTTTCCTTCAGACAATAGCGGCCACACGGACGAAGGCCCGCTGGATGATCTGGATTGGTCTGGGCCTGACCATTGTGGGCCTCGTGGTGGTTGGGGTGAACTTTGTCCAGTTCACGGAAGACCTGCCTGCGTACACCGGTGAAGGTTTTCCTTCCTCATTCCGCGGCTACATCATCGGTATCTTCATCGTGGGCGGCGGGCAGTTGCTGATGATCATTGGCTTGGTCCTTCACATCGTTGCGACGTCCAGGCGGAAGAGGGTGGACCGCGAATTTCCGTTGCCTCGTCCAGCAGGTTATTGA
- a CDS encoding FG-GAP-like repeat-containing protein, translating into MGTTTNEDQRDLPRSEPELIVVLQPEHARRLAAVAPESRDVSGPALTSVAGPLSDVLGAHGAALVPLFPQAFAESGRGPSAPAEERQEGDDGVSPAAPGAEPEGELPTYFRVEAPTEELESIAEELRGSDGVAGAYVRPPILLPTIEAVSAPLNTMVPRPEEPAAATPDFTSRQGYLDPAPAGVDARFAWTIAGGRGANLRIVDCEHGWLLDHEDLLANNGGVVSGTNNASNDHGTAVFGILGGDRDGKGVTGIAPDAWLAASSWTAQAAATAITDAANSLRPGDFLLLEGQLGGPNHTNPNSDVGLIALEWWPDLFAAIRAASNRGIIVVEAAGNGFQNLDDPVYSTPQNGFPSTWRNPFNTANPQSGAVMVGAGAPPAGFNGSAWGPDRSRLDYSNYGNRVDAQGWGREVVSTGYGDLQGGTPQRRYTAEFAGTSSASPIVLGALAVVQGIATGRGPLRLTPARARSLLRMVGTPQQAAPSRPVTQRIGHRPDAKQLLTAMKRVSARAADFDGDHRAEVLVTSPWGIGILKQQGNTFSNPVIAPNGTRFGGWLLNTADNLIGPVADFDGDGRAEVLVTSPWGIGILKQQGNTFSNPVIAANGTRFGGWLLNTADNHVAAVADFDGDGRAEILVTSPWGIGILKQQGNTFSNPVIAANGTRFGGWLLNTADNHVAAVADFDGDGRAEILVTSPWGIGILKQQGTTFSNPVIAPNGTRFGGWLLNTADNTLGPAADFDGDGRAEILVTSPWGIGILE; encoded by the coding sequence GTGGGTACAACCACGAACGAAGACCAAAGGGATCTTCCCCGCTCAGAGCCGGAACTGATTGTCGTGCTGCAGCCGGAGCATGCACGCCGGCTTGCAGCGGTTGCTCCGGAATCGCGGGATGTGTCGGGGCCCGCGCTCACTTCCGTAGCGGGCCCATTGTCCGATGTGCTCGGTGCCCATGGCGCCGCCCTGGTCCCGCTGTTCCCCCAGGCCTTCGCTGAGAGCGGCCGCGGTCCGTCCGCCCCGGCTGAGGAGAGGCAGGAAGGCGACGACGGCGTCAGCCCTGCGGCACCCGGGGCGGAGCCTGAGGGGGAGCTGCCTACGTACTTCCGGGTGGAAGCCCCCACCGAGGAACTGGAATCTATCGCGGAGGAACTCCGCGGCAGCGACGGCGTTGCCGGAGCATACGTGCGCCCGCCCATCCTCTTGCCCACAATCGAGGCCGTATCCGCTCCTCTGAACACGATGGTTCCCAGGCCCGAGGAACCGGCAGCCGCTACCCCGGATTTCACGTCCCGCCAGGGCTATCTGGATCCAGCCCCCGCCGGAGTGGACGCGCGCTTTGCGTGGACCATCGCAGGAGGACGCGGCGCCAACTTGCGGATAGTTGACTGCGAGCATGGTTGGCTGCTGGACCACGAAGACCTGCTCGCCAACAACGGGGGCGTCGTCAGCGGGACGAATAACGCCTCCAACGATCACGGCACCGCCGTTTTTGGCATTCTCGGAGGGGACCGGGACGGCAAGGGGGTCACGGGGATTGCCCCGGACGCGTGGCTTGCGGCGTCGTCGTGGACGGCCCAGGCGGCGGCCACTGCCATCACGGACGCCGCGAACAGCCTCAGGCCGGGCGACTTCCTGCTCCTTGAAGGCCAACTCGGCGGACCCAACCACACCAATCCAAACTCGGACGTGGGCCTGATCGCGCTGGAATGGTGGCCGGACCTGTTTGCTGCGATCCGCGCGGCCAGCAACCGGGGCATCATCGTCGTCGAGGCTGCCGGGAACGGGTTCCAGAACCTGGACGATCCGGTTTACAGCACGCCGCAGAACGGTTTCCCCTCCACATGGCGCAACCCATTCAACACCGCCAACCCGCAAAGCGGCGCTGTGATGGTCGGGGCTGGCGCGCCCCCTGCCGGGTTCAACGGTAGTGCCTGGGGGCCGGACCGGTCACGCCTGGACTACTCCAATTACGGGAACCGGGTGGACGCCCAGGGCTGGGGGCGGGAGGTAGTCAGCACCGGCTACGGAGACCTTCAGGGGGGCACTCCCCAGCGCCGGTACACCGCGGAATTCGCCGGAACGTCCAGCGCCTCGCCCATCGTGCTCGGCGCCCTGGCGGTTGTGCAGGGCATCGCCACCGGCCGGGGCCCGCTGCGCCTGACGCCGGCCCGCGCCCGGTCCTTGCTGCGGATGGTTGGAACGCCCCAACAGGCAGCTCCCTCGCGTCCTGTCACGCAGCGCATTGGCCACCGCCCCGATGCCAAGCAGCTGCTCACTGCCATGAAGCGCGTCAGCGCCCGGGCGGCCGACTTTGACGGGGACCACCGCGCTGAGGTCCTGGTAACCAGTCCGTGGGGGATCGGCATCCTGAAGCAGCAGGGCAACACGTTCAGCAATCCGGTCATCGCGCCCAACGGCACACGTTTTGGCGGGTGGCTGCTGAACACCGCGGACAACCTGATAGGCCCGGTAGCGGATTTCGACGGGGACGGCCGGGCGGAGGTCCTGGTGACGAGCCCGTGGGGGATCGGCATCCTGAAGCAGCAGGGCAACACGTTCAGCAATCCGGTGATCGCGGCGAACGGGACCCGGTTTGGCGGGTGGCTGTTGAATACCGCGGACAACCATGTTGCGGCTGTGGCGGATTTCGACGGGGACGGGCGGGCCGAGATCCTGGTGACCAGTCCGTGGGGGATCGGCATCCTGAAGCAGCAGGGCAACACGTTCAGCAATCCGGTGATCGCGGCGAACGGGACCCGGTTTGGCGGGTGGCTGCTGAATACCGCGGACAACCATGTCGCGGCTGTGGCGGATTTCGACGGCGATGGGCGGGCGGAGATCCTGGTGACCAGTCCGTGGGGGATCGGCATTCTGAAGCAGCAGGGCACCACGTTCAGCAATCCGGTGATCGCGCCCAACGGCACCCGGTTCGGCGGCTGGCTGTTGAATACCGCGGACAACACGCTTGGTCCCGCAGCCGATTTCGACGGCGACGGCCGGGCCGAGATCCTGGTGACCAGTCCCTGGGGGATCGGCATCCTGGAATAG
- a CDS encoding FG-GAP repeat domain-containing protein, producing MLAPNGTRFGQWLLNTADNQFGPVADLDGDGRAEILVTSPWGIGILEQAGNTLGNPVIKPNGTRFGGWLLNTADNRPGALADFDGDGRAEMLVTSPWGIGILEQAGNTLGNPLIAPNGTRFGQWLLNTADNEFGV from the coding sequence ATGCTCGCCCCCAACGGGACGCGCTTCGGGCAATGGCTGCTCAACACCGCTGACAACCAGTTCGGCCCGGTGGCGGACCTGGATGGCGACGGACGGGCGGAGATCCTGGTGACGAGTCCCTGGGGCATCGGCATTTTGGAGCAGGCGGGAAACACGCTGGGAAACCCGGTCATTAAGCCTAACGGGACCCGCTTTGGCGGCTGGCTGTTGAACACGGCGGACAACCGCCCCGGGGCGCTCGCTGACTTCGACGGCGACGGCCGGGCGGAGATGCTGGTGACGAGTCCCTGGGGCATCGGCATCCTGGAACAGGCAGGCAATACGCTTGGCAATCCGCTGATCGCCCCCAACGGCACCCGCTTTGGGCAGTGGTTGCTCAACACAGCGGACAACGAATTCGGGGTCTAG
- a CDS encoding alpha amylase C-terminal domain-containing protein, giving the protein MYNCLENHDLVLDEDGDHRSPRVPALADATDSGSWYARSRSRVATGALLTAAGVPMLFMGQEFLEDRLWSDNPTRADRFIDWAALAGNRTRADFHVFTRDLIGLRRTQPALCNGSTNSYHVDLSNRVVAFHRWVPGEGQDVVVVLSLAESTLYDYSLGFPSAGQWTELFNSDYYDHFPNPWVQGNNGGTAAQGPGMHGLPFSSTLTIPANSILVFSQTQGEP; this is encoded by the coding sequence TTGTACAACTGCCTCGAGAACCACGACCTGGTTCTCGACGAGGACGGGGACCACCGCTCGCCGCGCGTACCCGCGCTCGCCGACGCAACAGATTCAGGCTCCTGGTACGCACGCAGCCGCTCCCGGGTAGCGACAGGAGCGCTGCTCACCGCCGCCGGGGTACCCATGCTGTTCATGGGACAGGAGTTCCTTGAGGACAGGCTCTGGTCCGACAATCCCACCAGGGCGGACCGCTTCATTGACTGGGCAGCGCTGGCCGGGAACCGGACCCGGGCAGACTTCCACGTGTTCACCCGCGACCTCATCGGGCTGCGGCGCACCCAACCGGCACTGTGCAATGGCTCCACAAATTCCTACCATGTCGATTTGTCCAACCGGGTGGTCGCCTTCCACCGGTGGGTGCCCGGGGAAGGGCAGGACGTGGTTGTGGTGCTGAGCCTGGCGGAATCAACACTTTACGACTACTCCCTGGGTTTCCCTTCAGCGGGTCAATGGACCGAACTTTTCAACAGCGATTACTACGATCACTTTCCCAACCCGTGGGTTCAGGGGAACAACGGAGGCACCGCTGCCCAGGGCCCGGGAATGCACGGGCTGCCTTTCTCTTCAACCCTCACCATTCCGGCCAATTCGATCCTGGTCTTTTCACAAACCCAGGGAGAACCCTAG